A stretch of the uncultured Bacteroides sp. genome encodes the following:
- a CDS encoding DUF4129 domain-containing protein, with the protein MHATDSLYYDTAKIARYQANSHFDYNSQLVHRNINIFDILRNWFRELVQSLLGNEFAERYAGTILTIIFLIIILLLIFFIYKKRPELFYKGKRNWKYNVEEETIYGVDFGSEIANAVSSSDYQLAVRLIYLQTLKYLSDKEYIDWQTYKTPTEYLYEMKRKEVMEEFRHLTNRFLMVRYGNFEATEAIYQSAKSLQQVIWKGGNGER; encoded by the coding sequence ATGCACGCTACAGATTCTTTATACTATGATACCGCCAAGATAGCGCGCTATCAGGCAAATAGTCATTTTGATTACAACTCACAACTGGTTCATCGGAATATTAATATATTTGATATACTCAGAAACTGGTTCCGTGAGTTGGTTCAAAGTCTTTTGGGTAATGAGTTTGCTGAGAGATACGCAGGAACGATATTGACTATTATATTCCTCATTATTATTTTGCTGTTAATCTTCTTTATCTATAAGAAAAGGCCCGAGCTTTTTTATAAAGGAAAGAGAAACTGGAAATACAATGTCGAAGAAGAAACCATTTATGGAGTTGATTTCGGTAGCGAGATTGCTAATGCAGTGAGCAGTAGTGATTACCAACTGGCCGTGCGCCTTATTTATCTGCAGACATTAAAGTATCTCTCCGATAAAGAATATATAGACTGGCAAACATATAAAACACCTACGGAATATTTGTATGAGATGAAACGCAAAGAGGTGATGGAGGAATTTCGTCACCTGACTAATCGCTTTCTGATGGTGCGGTATGGAAACTTTGAGGCAACCGAAGCTATTTACCAATCGGCTAAGAGTTTGCAGCAGGTAATATGGAAAGGAGGGAACGGTGAAAGGTAA